A genomic window from Pseudomonas cavernicola includes:
- a CDS encoding acyl-CoA dehydrogenase, whose protein sequence is MLVVWLLVLVLGVAFLAHRRTAPLPALAVVAAYLLAMAVFSRAPVLLLAIFWLLWLGVALPLVLPELRRKLISAPLFAWFQRTLPAMSETERDAIEAGTVWWDGELFSGRPNWDTLLAYPKAQLTAEEQAFLDGPTEELCAMVSDWEIGQLLDLPPQAWEHIKQHGFFALIIPKEYGGKGFSAYAHSQVAMKLATRSGDLASTVMVPNSLGPAELLLHYGTDEQRKYYLPRLARGDDIPCFALTGPLAGSDAGAMPDVGIICKGQWEGQEVTGLRLTWEKRYITLGPVATLLGLAFKAYDPEHLLGEQEDLGISLALVPIETPGVEIGRRHLPLGAAFMNGPNSGKDVFIPLDYLIGGQAMLGKGWMMLMNCLSVGRSISLPAAGTGAAKFASLVTGQYTQIREQFNVPLAAFEGVQEALARIGGNAWLMDSARILTANAVDLGEKPSVLSAILKYHLTERGRECIGHAMDVHGGKGIIMGPNNYLGRAWQGAPISITVEGANILSRNLMIFGQGAIRCHPYVLKEMTLAGREDQDQALLEFDQLLLQHIGFAVSNTASSLILSLTLGGFAEVPGDNLSRPYYRALNRLAAAFALLADFSMMLLGGELKRRERLSARLGDVLSHLYLASAALKRYHDLDYPEYLRPSVRWALEESLEKAEKALDELLSNFPNRVLGGLLRALVFPFGRRHKGPSDVQDAEIAGILGRASGDPALEELLAGCYRPQAQSDPVGALQHAVNLLSASQPLQKKLQQALKSGQVQPAAGENVIDAALTAGVLLPEEAQTLRQAEAARRQVIDVDDFAKDELKPSPGKVR, encoded by the coding sequence ATGCTCGTTGTCTGGTTGCTCGTTCTAGTTCTCGGCGTCGCCTTTCTGGCTCACCGTCGCACCGCCCCGCTACCTGCCCTGGCAGTGGTTGCCGCCTATTTGCTGGCGATGGCTGTGTTCAGTCGCGCGCCTGTATTGCTGCTGGCGATCTTCTGGCTGCTGTGGCTTGGCGTGGCTTTACCGCTGGTGCTGCCAGAACTACGCCGCAAGCTGATCAGCGCGCCCCTGTTCGCCTGGTTCCAGCGCACACTGCCAGCAATGTCGGAAACCGAGCGCGATGCCATCGAAGCCGGCACCGTCTGGTGGGACGGCGAGCTGTTTAGCGGCCGCCCGAACTGGGACACGCTACTCGCCTACCCCAAGGCGCAGCTGACGGCAGAAGAACAAGCCTTTCTCGACGGCCCGACTGAAGAACTCTGCGCGATGGTAAGCGACTGGGAAATCGGCCAACTGCTGGATTTACCGCCCCAAGCCTGGGAACACATCAAGCAACACGGCTTCTTCGCCCTGATCATTCCCAAGGAATACGGCGGTAAAGGCTTCTCCGCCTACGCCCACTCGCAAGTCGCGATGAAACTGGCGACCCGCAGCGGCGATCTGGCGTCCACCGTGATGGTACCCAACTCCCTCGGCCCCGCAGAATTGCTGCTGCATTACGGCACCGATGAACAGCGCAAATACTACCTGCCACGCCTGGCCCGCGGTGATGACATCCCCTGTTTCGCCCTCACCGGCCCGCTAGCGGGCTCGGATGCCGGCGCCATGCCGGATGTCGGGATCATCTGCAAAGGTCAATGGGAAGGCCAGGAAGTCACAGGTCTGCGCCTGACCTGGGAGAAGCGCTACATCACCCTCGGACCGGTCGCGACGCTGCTCGGCCTGGCGTTCAAGGCCTACGACCCCGAGCACCTGCTGGGTGAGCAAGAAGATCTCGGCATCAGCCTCGCACTAGTACCCATCGAAACCCCGGGAGTCGAAATCGGCCGCCGCCATCTGCCGCTCGGCGCCGCCTTTATGAACGGGCCAAACTCTGGCAAAGACGTGTTCATCCCACTGGACTACCTGATTGGCGGGCAGGCCATGCTCGGTAAGGGCTGGATGATGCTGATGAACTGCCTGTCAGTCGGCCGCTCCATCTCGCTGCCGGCGGCCGGCACCGGCGCGGCAAAATTCGCCAGTCTAGTGACCGGCCAATACACGCAAATTCGCGAGCAGTTCAACGTGCCTCTGGCGGCCTTCGAAGGGGTTCAGGAGGCCCTGGCGCGGATCGGCGGCAATGCCTGGCTGATGGACAGCGCACGCATCCTCACCGCCAATGCCGTGGATCTCGGCGAGAAACCCTCGGTGCTCTCCGCCATCCTCAAGTACCACCTGACCGAGCGCGGGCGTGAGTGCATCGGCCACGCCATGGACGTGCATGGCGGCAAGGGCATCATCATGGGTCCGAATAACTACCTGGGCCGCGCGTGGCAAGGTGCGCCGATCTCCATCACCGTGGAAGGCGCTAACATTCTCTCGCGCAACCTGATGATCTTTGGCCAGGGAGCGATCCGCTGCCATCCCTATGTACTCAAGGAAATGACTCTGGCCGGCCGTGAGGACCAGGATCAGGCATTGCTCGAATTCGACCAACTGCTGCTGCAACACATCGGCTTCGCCGTCAGCAATACCGCCAGCAGCTTGATCCTCAGCCTAACCCTCGGCGGTTTCGCCGAGGTGCCTGGTGACAACCTCAGCCGCCCTTACTACCGAGCACTGAACCGTCTTGCCGCCGCCTTCGCCCTGCTCGCCGACTTCAGCATGATGCTGCTCGGCGGCGAACTGAAACGCCGCGAACGCCTATCCGCGCGACTGGGCGATGTACTCAGCCACCTTTATCTGGCCTCTGCGGCACTCAAGCGCTATCACGACCTCGACTATCCCGAATATCTGCGCCCTTCCGTGCGCTGGGCACTTGAAGAAAGCCTGGAAAAAGCCGAGAAAGCGCTCGACGAACTTCTCAGCAACTTTCCCAACCGGGTACTTGGCGGCCTGTTGCGCGCCCTGGTGTTCCCCTTCGGCCGCCGCCACAAGGGCCCATCGGACGTCCAGGATGCCGAGATCGCCGGTATTCTCGGGCGCGCCAGTGGCGACCCAGCCTTGGAGGAGCTGCTCGCCGGCTGCTATCGCCCACAAGCGCAAAGCGACCCGGTCGGCGCCTTGCAGCATGCCGTCAACCTGCTGAGCGCCAGCCAACCACTACAGAAGAAACTGCAGCAGGCGC
- a CDS encoding transglutaminase-like domain-containing protein: MREYLEPGRFIDSDHPMLVEFAERMRGSSRDPIEQAASLYYAVRDGIRYNPYVFSRDPETLKGSHALSTGESYCVPKATLLAACARHCGIPARIGLADVRNHLSTPRLLELLRSEVFAMHGYTEFYLEGRWVKATPAFNLTLCKLFKVAPLDFDGRTDSVFHPFNQQGERYMEYLVDHGQFADLPEELFFSHLALCYPHLFAADAPVVMGDLQAEVQPEL; the protein is encoded by the coding sequence ATGCGCGAATACCTTGAACCCGGCCGCTTCATCGATAGTGACCACCCGATGCTAGTGGAGTTCGCCGAGCGCATGCGCGGCAGCAGCCGTGACCCGATCGAGCAGGCGGCGAGCCTGTACTACGCGGTCCGCGATGGCATCCGTTACAACCCATACGTCTTCAGTCGTGACCCGGAAACCTTGAAGGGCAGTCATGCGCTGTCGACTGGCGAAAGCTACTGCGTACCTAAAGCCACATTGCTGGCGGCCTGCGCTCGGCACTGCGGGATTCCCGCGAGAATCGGCCTGGCGGATGTGCGCAATCACCTGTCGACTCCGCGTCTGCTGGAATTGTTACGCAGCGAGGTGTTCGCCATGCACGGCTACACCGAGTTTTATCTCGAGGGGCGTTGGGTCAAGGCCACGCCTGCGTTCAACTTGACCTTGTGCAAATTATTCAAGGTGGCGCCGCTGGATTTCGATGGGCGAACCGACAGCGTGTTCCACCCGTTCAACCAGCAGGGCGAACGCTATATGGAGTACCTGGTCGATCATGGTCAGTTTGCCGATCTGCCTGAAGAGCTGTTTTTCAGCCACTTGGCGCTCTGTTATCCCCACCTGTTTGCGGCCGATGCACCAGTGGTGATGGGTGACCTGCAGGCAGAGGTGCAACCTGAACTATAA
- a CDS encoding ABC transporter ATP-binding protein translates to MSSALSIRQLTKTYGNGFKALHGIDLEVAEGDFFALLGPNGAGKSTTIGILSTLVNKSSGTVNVFGHDLDRNPSALKRCLGVVPQEFNFNQFEKTFDIVVTQAGYYGIPARIAKERAEQYLTQLGLWDKRNAPSRELSGGMKRRLMIARALVHQPRLLILDEPTAGVDIELRRSMWTFLTELNEQGISIILTTHYLEEAEQLCRNIGIIDHGRIVENTSMRELLKKLHVETFLLDLKDSLLIPPQLIGYPSQLLDSHTLEVQVEKSLGVSELFRQLAQQHVQVLSLRNKTNRLEELFVSLVEKNLAKVAV, encoded by the coding sequence ATGAGTTCTGCTCTGTCCATCCGGCAGTTGACCAAAACCTACGGCAATGGCTTTAAGGCCCTCCACGGTATTGACCTGGAAGTGGCCGAAGGCGATTTTTTTGCATTGCTCGGCCCCAATGGTGCCGGCAAATCCACCACCATTGGCATCCTGTCGACCCTGGTCAACAAGAGCAGTGGCACGGTGAACGTGTTTGGCCATGACCTCGATCGCAATCCGTCCGCGCTCAAGCGCTGCCTGGGCGTGGTGCCGCAGGAGTTCAACTTCAACCAGTTCGAGAAGACCTTCGACATAGTGGTGACCCAGGCCGGTTACTACGGCATCCCGGCGCGTATCGCCAAGGAACGCGCCGAGCAGTACCTGACTCAATTGGGGCTCTGGGACAAGCGCAACGCGCCCTCGCGAGAGCTCTCCGGTGGGATGAAGCGCCGCCTGATGATTGCCCGCGCGCTGGTGCATCAGCCGCGTCTGCTGATTCTCGATGAGCCCACCGCCGGTGTGGATATCGAACTGCGGCGTTCGATGTGGACCTTTCTCACCGAACTGAATGAGCAGGGCATCAGCATCATCCTGACCACGCACTATCTGGAAGAGGCTGAGCAACTGTGTCGCAATATCGGCATCATCGACCACGGCCGGATCGTCGAGAACACCAGCATGCGTGAGTTACTGAAGAAGCTGCATGTGGAAACCTTCCTGCTCGATCTCAAGGACTCGCTGTTGATTCCGCCGCAGTTGATCGGCTATCCCTCGCAATTGCTGGATAGCCATACCCTTGAGGTGCAGGTGGAGAAGAGCCTGGGGGTGAGCGAACTGTTTCGCCAACTGGCGCAGCAGCACGTTCAGGTACTCAGCCTGCGCAATAAAACCAATCGCCTGGAGGAGCTGTTCGTTTCCCTGGTGGAGAAAAATCTGGCGAAGGTGGCGGTATGA
- a CDS encoding ABC transporter permease, with translation MNTELQANWVALNTIVYREIRRFMRIWPQTLLPPAITMVLYFVIFGNLIGRQIGDMGGFTYMEYIVPGLIMMSVITNAYGNVVSSFFGSKFQRSVEELMVAPISPHTILLGYTIGGVLRGLAVGLIVTLLSLFFTELQVHHLGITILVVLLTATIFSLGGFINAVYARNFDDISIIPTFVLTPLTYLGGVFYSINLLPPFWQAVSMANPVLHMVNAFRYGILGVSDIRISIAIGFMLVATAVLYVVCVRLLVSGRGMRQ, from the coding sequence ATTAATACCGAGCTGCAGGCGAACTGGGTCGCCCTGAATACCATCGTCTATCGGGAAATCCGCCGGTTCATGCGGATCTGGCCGCAAACCCTGCTGCCGCCGGCGATTACCATGGTCTTGTACTTCGTCATCTTCGGCAATCTGATTGGCCGGCAGATCGGCGACATGGGTGGCTTCACCTACATGGAATACATCGTGCCGGGCCTGATCATGATGTCGGTGATCACCAACGCCTACGGCAACGTGGTGTCGAGTTTCTTTGGCAGCAAATTCCAGCGTTCGGTCGAAGAGTTGATGGTGGCGCCGATCTCGCCACACACCATTTTGCTGGGCTACACCATCGGTGGAGTGCTGCGCGGCCTGGCGGTGGGGCTGATCGTCACCTTACTGTCGCTATTTTTCACCGAGTTGCAGGTGCATCACTTGGGTATCACCATTCTGGTGGTGTTGCTGACCGCGACGATTTTCTCCCTGGGTGGTTTCATCAATGCGGTGTACGCGCGCAATTTCGATGATATTTCGATCATCCCGACCTTCGTGCTGACACCGCTGACCTACCTGGGCGGGGTGTTCTATTCGATCAACCTGCTGCCGCCGTTCTGGCAGGCGGTGTCCATGGCCAACCCGGTGCTGCACATGGTCAACGCCTTCCGTTACGGCATTCTGGGCGTCTCGGATATCCGCATCAGCATTGCCATCGGTTTTATGCTGGTCGCTACGGCGGTGTTGTATGTGGTCTGCGTCCGCCTGCTGGTGAGTGGTCGTGGAATGCGCCAGTAA
- a CDS encoding efflux RND transporter periplasmic adaptor subunit — MFTFPRPLLVPVFLLLTAGWSQAEEAQGPLVEVVQPQKTLVRDELITFGSLRSDESVMIRSEIVGRVDRLNFSEGQAVKAGDLLLSLDGSIARAELAQAQANLDLAERSFQRAQMLFKRGASNAQALDEAQSQQQASRASLALAQARLDKTQIHAPYAGVLGLRQVSPGDYLSAGQDIVNLEVLDPLKVDFRIPQKAVSQIRLRQPIEITLDTFPGERFIGEIAAINPRLDEVGRSQAIRATLGNSDQRLKPGQFVKVSVILAERPEALVIPEEAVMPMGDKLMVNLVIDNKVELREIQLGRRRAGQVEVRQGVSLGDTLISAGWQKVRPGMSVRIKRARDGT; from the coding sequence ATGTTCACGTTTCCGCGCCCCTTGCTTGTGCCTGTCTTCCTGCTGCTGACTGCCGGCTGGAGTCAGGCAGAGGAAGCCCAGGGCCCACTGGTCGAGGTGGTGCAGCCGCAAAAGACTCTGGTGCGGGACGAACTGATTACCTTCGGTTCGCTGCGTTCGGACGAGTCGGTGATGATCCGCTCGGAAATCGTCGGGCGCGTGGACCGCCTGAATTTTAGCGAGGGGCAGGCGGTCAAGGCCGGCGACCTGCTGCTCAGCCTGGATGGCTCGATCGCCCGTGCCGAGTTGGCCCAGGCCCAGGCCAACCTGGATCTGGCGGAAAGGAGCTTCCAGCGCGCCCAGATGCTGTTCAAACGCGGCGCCAGCAACGCCCAGGCCCTGGACGAAGCCCAATCCCAGCAGCAAGCCTCGAGGGCCAGCCTTGCCCTCGCTCAGGCGCGTCTGGACAAGACGCAGATCCACGCTCCTTACGCCGGTGTGCTGGGGCTGCGTCAGGTCAGCCCTGGCGACTACCTCAGCGCCGGCCAGGACATCGTTAACCTGGAGGTGCTGGATCCGCTCAAGGTGGATTTCCGCATTCCGCAGAAAGCCGTCAGCCAGATCCGCCTTCGGCAGCCGATCGAGATCACCCTGGACACCTTCCCCGGTGAACGTTTTATCGGTGAGATCGCGGCGATCAACCCGCGGCTGGATGAAGTCGGCCGTAGCCAGGCGATTCGCGCCACCCTCGGCAACAGTGACCAACGCCTCAAACCCGGGCAGTTCGTGAAGGTCTCGGTGATCCTGGCCGAGCGTCCCGAGGCCCTGGTGATACCGGAGGAGGCGGTGATGCCGATGGGGGACAAACTCATGGTCAACCTGGTGATCGATAACAAGGTAGAGCTGCGGGAGATCCAGCTCGGCCGTCGCCGGGCCGGCCAGGTGGAAGTGCGCCAGGGGGTGAGCCTGGGCGACACCCTGATCAGTGCCGGTTGGCAGAAGGTCAGGCCGGGTATGTCGGTGCGCATCAAGCGTGCGAGAGATGGCACATGA